CCTCCTTTTCAAAGCTCTTTAGTTCTACATAACTCCATTTCTGATCATCTGATCTAAATCTGACCTACAGTAGAACCGCCACTCAGATGGCAATAGATCCCTAACATTGTTTGAAGAGAACAAGTGTATCTTTGCAGTTTGACCTGCCCTGAAGCTGTGCCATAAGTCACAAATATCTGTAGATAGAATGAGAATTTTTCTGTTGATTTCTcggccgccagccccgctgcCAGCGTGGATGGACAGAACcccgggccggcagcgggctgagcggggccagcggccgggaccccagttGGCAGAGGCTggcggccagaaccccagaccatcagtgggctgagcggctcagcccgctgctggtctggggttccgtctgccaccCCCGCTGCCGGTTTGGGATTCTGTCTGCCgacccctgtaaatgtaaaatgtattactggcacgtgaaaccttaaattacagtaaataaatgaagacttggcacaccacttctcaaaggttactgacccctgtactagagtaatgggtggcagtataaaactcTCCTGGGAGAGCCTTAGCTGACAGTGAATCTAGTAAACTCTCTATGTCTGAGGGCTCATTTGATGTGAGCTAGGCTTTGTCCTGGGCAGAGTGAGGTTTCTCCAGGCCCTAATTTAGTCTCTCTTTTATATTTTACGTGCTATAGAttactgctgggggaattctgcaccactgcatgcacccagaattcatgtcccctgcagaattttttgcttccctgcagaagtACAACTTTCTGCCATGGAAGCTGCAAGAGTGGTTACATGCCCTTCTTCAGCAACGCAGGTGCATAGtttctggtgcctggagctgccaagGGAGAGCTAAATCACCAcaggggatggagatgggggCATCCTGGCCTGTGGCTCCTGGCCTGTGCTGGGAAGGCtggaacttcctcttcccctgcatggagtGGTCCAGGTTGGGTCAGACCCACTCCAGAAACCTCCCCGGGCTGTAGGAAGCTCCAtacccccctgcttcctgccctcaTTGCTCCTCAACTGTGGGTGGAGCTGCCCCCACATCTAGCCAATCCCagtgcatctggacccccccataaccaaccccccctgctgagcctcacccctTGCAGCTAGaggcccccccccgcacccagaccctcccaccgagCCCTATCCCTGCATCCAGACCAGCACCACTAAGCCCCCTGCACTTGAACCCGTACCCCTGGACTCCAGACTTTCAATCCACCAAGcttcactcccccagcacccacccaccccctgctgagccccaaccactttcacctgtaCCCCCCTGCCCAGTCCCCTTGCCCATGCACCCAGACCCCAATTGAGCTGCTCACACCAAACCCTCTCaatccacacctggatccctccacatttggatcctgctgggctgagcctgcctgcccacacctggtatGCCTGTCACAGAGGGGCAGGcctggccttgtgctgtgtcaaggTCCTCACCACCAAGTCTGTATCGGGCGGGGGGAGCATGCattgcagggtgatctcccacctccatgcacccAGTGGCCTGTACGCCCtattgccatgctggagcctccccatttattgacaaaatttgcagaactttaaaatattgtgcacataatttttattcttatggcacagaattccctcaggagtaatctAATAGATGAACAATTTCTTTTTCACCAATACAATCTTTCAGCAACAAATGCTTAGATGAGTTTTTTCCTACTTGAAACCTTGTCCCTGTCCTTAGGGTAAGGTGTTTTGGGGAGGTAATAATTCCACAACAGATTACTAATCAGATCTCATCTGTTACACAGTTAATATACAGACTGCTGAAACAGAAGTTATTTCATGATGGTTCTATTCCCCCCTACATCTCACTACCTTAGTATACATATAACCTCCTAATAAGTCTCAGTCATTTACTATTAGGCTAAGTTCTTGGGACATAGCCCAGTAAATTATCTGTTCTCTTAAGtacagtctcccccaccccaatattACATGCACAGTTAGTTTCTTCACAACTACTCTGTTTACAGAAAACAGAGTAGAAAAACAGTATGGACTGATGTGAAGAGAAGTTTCAACTTTTTAATTTGGGGAATCAACATTTTGCTACCTTATCCACTCTCTACTAATTTTTCACTTTTCTTATAAGAAATGTTGGTACATCAGGAGTAATTTCTAAAACCACTTTATTACCTTGATTTGTGTCCATTCTGTAAAATAGTGAATATGCTCCAGCAACCCCAGCCACTTCCAAAAGTAAAACTCCTTTGAAGATCTTTCTTGCAACAGGTTCCATgcctaacttttaaaaatagatttggaTAAGCATTTTACTCTAGAGATCTAACATTTTCATTCTTGAACTAAAACTAAAATAAAGATATCTTCAGAATTTCTGCTTATTCTTaaattatatatggagatatacctatctcatagaactggaagggaccccaaaaggtcatcgagtactagcaggaccaagtactgattttgccccagatccctaagtggccccctcaaggattgaactcccaaccctgggtttagcaggccaatgctcaaaccactgagctatcatcaGGAGTCCATTGGAGTACTGCAAGTGTGGAATGCCTCAAATATACTGACTAGAGATGAATCTAATATCcaccaagtatcagggggtagccatgttagtctgtatctacaaaaacaacaaggagtctggtggcaccttaaaaactaacagatttatttgggcataagctttcatgggtaaaaacctcacttcttcagatgcaacaaagtccatgggagttcctattgacttcagtgggtgctggaTCAGGCCTGACAAGGAGCATTTAGCATGTTACCTAGAAACCgataggtttttattttttttctaggtcccttttatacatttaaaacataattttacAAAAGTAATGCTCTGGATGGTTAAACATAAAGCTCAACGTTTATCTGAGCCATATTCCTAGGCAGGATTCCATGCAGGATGTGACATCAGTAGTTAGATGGGTGCTAGTCCTCACTGGTCCCAAAGGTTTGGCCCCAACCTGCACCCCCTTCAGCTTGACTACTGGGACCTCCAGCATATACTGCTGCAGTTGATGGCACCTGAAGAGGTGGCTTGCCAGTCACCTTTTAACATCTGGAATTTACAGCTCTGAAAATAACTTTGCCTTTAAGAGTTGGCTATTGCATGCTGTCTTTTCCCCTCGGCCGGCGCCAGGCCCCCAACTAGCTCCCATTACTATCAATGCAGCGGGCCCCACAGCAGGCCAGGGCAAGCCTTCAGCCAACACACGCTGCACTACGGCCAAGGGCTGAGGCCGGCCCAATGCCCAGCGCGCTGCAGGCACCGGGCGAGGCCCGGATTCATCTGCAACCAAAGGCACTAAGGTTGGACACGGCGCGTACGAACAGCGACGGGCGGGCGCCCTGCGGGCCACACGCCGGCAAGAACCGCGCATGGGGCAGCCCAGCAGTTGAGCTGGAAAAGGCCGGAAAAGCAGCTGGCGCGGGAGGGACAGGAAGAGGGCGGAAGGGGAATCAGGCGGGAAACCGCTCAGCGGAGAACAGGGCCGTTAGCGAGCAACTGGGAAAGCCAACGGGAACGAGCGCAGTTGGGAACGCGCCCGCGGCAACTCGCCAGCGCCGCGTGAGGCGCAGGAGCCACGTGTAAAACACGtgaccctcctccccaccatAGTCCGGCGAGGGCACGTGACCAGCCTGTGCGCGCGACGGGGAAGAACTAAGCGCGGGAGAGACCTGCAATGTTGAACCCCCGCCTCCGACGGTTTCCAAACCTCGCCCCTTGTACTCGCGGCCCCGACTAGCTCGCTCGCTCCAACTGCAGCAGCAAGCAGAGCGACCCGGAAGCAGAAAACAGATTCTACTTCCGCATCATAACCTGAGGGCCCACTACGGTCATCCCACCGTTCACCCGCTGCGGCCTGGAGACACCCGCCCCTTCCCCGGGGCGCGCGGCCCAGCAACCAGCGTCACTGATCACAACGCCGCGAAACAGCAGCCTCCGGGGTAGCGAGCAGCACGCGCCCTTCCCCTCGGCCCCGGCGGCTGGCGGGCATCGCCACTCACCTTACGTCCTTCAGAGGGGAGGGACTCGCTCCCCAGCGCAGGCGCAGTCTGGTTTTGCGCCCATCAACGTGCGTGCAGACACAGTAGCGCATAGGCACGGTTTGGAGGCGCTGTCCGTGAGCACATAAGTACAACTGCCCTCCGCCAATGATCAGTCCCCACAGgtatcggggtagccgtgttagtctgtatctacaaaaacaacaaggagtctggtggcaccttaaagactaacaaatttatttgggcataagctttcgagggggtgtgtgtgtgtgggggttataaacagccccctcccagcacagcgcTGTCTACTGCTGCCCAAACTTCAGGAGAGGTTGCGACGCGGCTCTGAGACCCCAACGCTCCCCAAccatcccgggaccccaccccaaCCTGCATCACACATCCCGGGAGCCAGCCTCCAAACCTCGCCCTCCAACGTGCCCCCAAAcccggccccgccccatcctCCTGTCCTGGAACCCCGCCCTTGCTCCAGGACGCCACCCCCACCAACCCGGCCCAACATGGAccaaacaccctgccccagcactgggctcctgcCCCTAAGCCTGTGCCTCTCAAGATTAGATCCACTGATTTTTTTAGAGCTTTTTTGTGTTTTCCAAGCAGTGaaggtttcttttcttttggagGTCGTTGTCCACGAACTGCaccttctgttttttaaatatagcagGAAATGGGAACTGTGTTTGGGCATTCccaacaaaggaagcacaggacTGACAACCCACAGCTACTGCTGCTTTGACTTGCAGTTGCTTTTGCCCAAACAATGGTGACTGATGCCTCAAGTAACCTGTAGAGGTCTGTAGTTAGGTCTTGAAACTATAACGGAGTGGAGGGAGCATTTGTGGGTTTGTCTGGGCCAGGAAGAGGCAAAGCTCATGCTCTGCCAGGCCTGGTGATGACAGCTGTGAACTTCCTTGCTTACAGGCAGCTACTTCCATCAGTAGAATAACAGAAATGGTGGCCCAGAGGTTTGGAACCTACTGTACAGGAGATCTTAATATTTCACAAATGATATGTCCAGCAGTAACACCCAAAGGAGTGCACCAGCTCATAATGCAGTCACAAAGATCACAGATACTCCAGTCTCAGTAAAATGTAGCTCAATAGCCTACAAACTTCTGCTTGAGTTCAACTTCCAACCCTTCCTCAACATAGCCTTCAATATTATGATAAGCTGCTGACCTGCTCGAGAACTTGAGCAGGAGTAGATGGAGTTGCTCTTGAGTAGCTCCATTCCTTTCTTTGTAAGAAGGCCCAGAGAGTAGCATTGGGGAATTGTTCATTGGCTCAGAGGGCTCTCTCTTAGAAGCCACCAGGAGAGTTTGTAATTAAGTATGGATTAGTGTCTTCCATATGCTAATATTACTCAGTGACTGTATATTTCAATCTTTTCAGACTTTGCTGATGTGATTGTAATAATGATCTgggcatagctgagggctcataGACCAGACTAGTATCATACTTACAGGGCAGAGAAGCAACCAAAAGAAACTgtattttgttttaacatttttataacaTATAACAAGTGATGATTATTTCCCTCTTGCTCAATTATGTCTGTCATTCCCTGCTGCGTTCCTTCCACACCTACACATACTGTTAGACTCCCTTCATTGCTCCCAGTCTGCCAGCAGGGTACAAGGCGATAGCCATGGTCTCTTCTCCCATcagaaggggaaggagaaagtTACCATTGGGTGTTGTTCTCTGATGTGCTTGGCTGCgtctctgctgagcctgccatTTGTGATACCCACCTGACCTTTCTTGCCTCTCATCTTTGAGTATAGGGCTCACAGGGCCCCTGTTTTCCACAAAATGTGTCAATAGCTCAGTCCAACTGTGATTGCAGCTCCAGGTGCTGAAGATAGACAATTACTATACAAATCACACACTGCTGCTAGAAACCTCGTCCTTCAACAAGGTTCTCAAGcaagtgcctaactttaagcatgagtagttcTACTAGAGTGATTGAGACATAAAATTAAGAATATGCTTATAATGCTTAGATACAGATCTCTACTGTTTGAACTAATGGAAAAGTCCCTTAGCTACTACTAGCAAGTCCCATATTCTCTGTCTGAGTCAACTGCTAAAGTGAAACTTGATTATATGCATAAATCCAGTACATTACAAAAGGATCTAAATCTTATTAGGGGCACATTGGGAGGGAAAAAGCCACTTAAACAATAGTGTTAATGCAAACTATAACACAGGATACATGAAAGCAATTCTAAAATTTGTGCCTTTGCAACAGGCCCCAAAGGTTCCAGGTAAAATAGTTTTTGCGTAATGGAAAAATTTCTTCTGAGGTGAAAAATCCAATAATTCACACTTGATTGGTGTTTTATGAATTTATCATTTATTCAAATACCAAACTATGTTCAAAGGATACATAAGttatcccctcctcttcccttgtAGGTGTCAAACAGCTCAAGTGGGAAGCAGAGCATGACAATTGGCTTCACAACAGAGATGTGAAAAATATTatcaagaagaaaaaacagttcaaGCACAAAGGcctgaaaaataaacacaaaggcAAAAAGTCAAGAAAATGAATCAGACATATTTTGTTTTACACTGCTTCTGTTTTTACTTACTTCTAATTTTTGCTGCTTAGCCATTTCAGTTggtcctcctccctttttccatAAACTCCAGCCCATTCATTGCTTTTGTAATAAACTGTGAAAATATATAAGAGAAGGCATCAGTGTCATCTATTCCTCTTAGGTGCATCTGAATTTCTAGGTCTAATTTTATTGGATTTGTATTCATCTGATtgagtagaaaaaaaaatcactagaatTGTCTCTAGCGAAACGTACATTTTACAATTTCTGCACTTCTGAAAAACATTTAGCAACAATGCAAAACTAGAAGATAATTCACCATCAAAAAGACATACGAGCTTTATCAAGTGTTTTCTTTTAGTTGGCAAGAAGTAACTTACCTTCCAGAATGGATGGAAATCTCCTGTTCATTGTATGCCTAAAATCTGATAAGGGAATAAGAAAAAATTACAACTATTCtccaaaaaataaatgaacaattgCACCAATGGAATGGATGTTTCTGTATTCAAAAGGCAGCTTTCTTAGTCTTTAGTTAGATACCATTAAATAGTGTGTAATTTAATTTCATTCAAGATTTTTCAGTGTTCAAACAACACATCTGAGCTACTTTTATTTACAAGTTAAGACACTTTGAGCCTATCCCCACTAGTGAAATGGCCAAGAAAAGCCTGATGGGTCCCTCTGAACATCTGGCTCTTAAGGTTTTACCAGTGAAAAGTCTTTCCTTTtgcaaaagagaaacaaaaaattcCTCCCTCCTAAAActcaaggaggttgtggaatctagaGTTTTTTAAAGGAAGGGTTGAGCCAAAGAGCTTGCCCCAAGTTTATTACAAGTTCAAGCATTGAGCATCCctcagagcagtgtttctcaacctttttgatactggcttgctgccttcctaaatctTGGGGACTTACACGAGCCCACAAACTGGTTaagaaacactgccttagagggggccgcgagcaggtttcagggggtcggCCAAGCAGagccagtgttagactcgctggggcccaggttagaaagccgaagccccaccgcatgaGGCTGAACCCTAGGGCACTGAGCCCcgtcacctggggctgaagcggaAGCCTGAACAACTTAGCTTCGTGGGAGCCCCTCTGGTAATatcagccctggcttttatatgtagaaaaccagttattgtgacacaggtgggctgtggagtttttatagcatgttgcgggggaggggaggctcaaattaaaaggttgagaacccctaccTTAGAGGATTCAGCTAGATCTTTCTCTCTTAATAACCAGGCTCCTCCAGACAACTTCCCTTATTTGGCTGCAGATTAACCTTATCAGTGCCATCCTGGAAGCTGAAAAGAGTGTCTCCATCCTCCGTGCAAACCTAAATTTGAGCCCATGTTATCACTTAACACACCTAAAGCTTTGTACCTAATTGCTACTACATCAGCCACAGACTTCCCccacaacctttttttttttaaaaaaaaacacacactggGTGCTTCTCTGGATAGTCCCTCCTTTTCAAAGCTCTTTAGTTCTACATAACTCCATTTCTGACCATCTGATCTAAATCTGACCTACAGTAGAACCGCCACTCAGATGGCAATAGATCCCTAACATTGTTTGAAGAGAACAAGTGTATCTTTGCAGTTTGACCTGCCCTGAAGCTGTGCCATAAGTCACAAATATCTGTAGATAGAATGAGAATTTTTCTGTTGATTTCTcggccgccagccccgctgcCAGCGTGGATGGATGAAACCccgggccagcagcgggctgagcggggccagcggccgggaccccagttggcaggggctggcggccagaaccccagaccgtcagcgggctgagcggcagTACATTACAAAAGGATCTAAATCTTATTAGGGgcacatgggggggcggggggggggggggcgggaaagccCTGTTAAATGTAAGCTTTCAGCATTTTATTGTCTCTTTAGCATAAAAGGGGGACATTAATATACAATACCTTCCAGTGTAGGCATTGGGATTTTAAGCTATGATGATATTTTAAACACTATTTTAAAGCTATTATGTTAGTATTGCTTTCCTGGAATTAATTTGATTGTTATTCTTTATGCCTTATGCTTTTTATTACTTGTTACCCATAGACTTTACATCTGTTTCTTCTAAATCAGTGATACAGGACTGAAAAGCTTTCTTTAATTACAGAAATAACTTGCTGccaaaagaaaaacaactttATATTGGTGTGAGAGGCTTGCTTCCTGTTAATGTTATATAAGGTTAAATTTAATATTTTGCCTCTCATTCTTACTGATTTGTCTCCTATATCTGTTTGTCtcagtgggcccaatcctgtcacTCCAACTGGTCTTCAGTGGTACTACTTATAAGAGTAAGCCTTACTTTTAGGACTAAGTCTTGCTGAATTGGACCCTTTCTCCAGTCCCAGGAGGAtggaaaaggaggaaagaaatatACCCGATTGGGTGGGGTTTGCATGTGGAGAACAACATGAGATATTTTgttctcaagaaaaaaaaatgggaggAGTGCCAGGTTTTTTACTCCACCCTTCAGATCTGTCCATTTAAAGGCACTTGTTGTTCCAACACTGCAGTTTCACTCAAAGGCAACAAACATGGCAAAACAACAGAACAAATTAGTTGATGAAATAGAGAAAGTGCTGGAGAAGTCTAAAGGGTTTTCCCTTAAGGATCTGCTGTTCTTCTATCAGGGAACCCCATACCCTGTCACTGTATGCAGTGCAGAGACATTCCAGGCCCTGGAAAACTTAGAAGCCAGAAGAGATGATATGGTGTTGGTGTCTTACCCCAAATGCGGTGAATACAGTCGATGTTATTACTTgctaaaatgtaaaatataaaatgtcaTAAATAACCACATGGTGTAATAAGAgggaaaataaatctattttaggtTTTAGTTCTACATAAGTTTTGTAGGGATTTTAAATTGGGCATTGCTGATACAGAGACTATAATGTTTTATCCTGTGTCATTTTAATTGTGCATTGTATTGGATTGTTTCTTTTCAGTATAGTTTGCCTTTCTGCCAGGATATCTTTCTTTAATTATTCCGTACTGTAGGTGGCTGCATACTAGAGAAGATGCTGTACATGAAAGCAAATTCTGCTCATTTGATACCCTTCATTTGAAAAGATGGGTGTAGCCTACTGTGCAATAAAGTTACATGTAACAAAAAAAGAATAATCGTTACTAATTATGATGGAAAAGTGACAGGAC
This genomic window from Emys orbicularis isolate rEmyOrb1 chromosome 3, rEmyOrb1.hap1, whole genome shotgun sequence contains:
- the CEBPZOS gene encoding protein CEBPZOS isoform X1 — encoded protein: MDFVASEELGMEPVARKIFKGVLLLEVAGVAGAYSLFYRMDTNQDFRHTMNRRFPSILEVYYKSNEWAGVYGKREEDQLKWLSSKN